One part of the Entelurus aequoreus isolate RoL-2023_Sb linkage group LG05, RoL_Eaeq_v1.1, whole genome shotgun sequence genome encodes these proteins:
- the LOC133650998 gene encoding histone H3-like, producing the protein MARTKQTARKSTGGKAPRKQLATKAARKSAPATGGVKKPHRYRPGTVALREIRRYQKSTELLIRKLPFQRLVREIAQDFKTDLRFQSSAIMALQESSEAYLVGLFEDTNLCAIHAKRVTIMPKDIQLARRIRGERA; encoded by the coding sequence ATGGCAAGAACCAAGCAGACCGCCCGCAAATCCACTGGAGGAAAAGCCCCCAGGAAGCAGCTCGCCACCAAGGCTGCACGTAAAAGCGCCCCGGCTACCGGCGGTGTCAAAAAGCCTCACCGTTACAGGCCCGGCACTGTGGCCCTGAGAGAGATCCGTCGCTACCAGAAGTCCACCGAGCTGCTCATCCGCAAACTACCCTTCCAGCGCCTGGTCAGGGAGATCGCTCAGGACTTCAAGACCGACTTGCGTTTCCAGAGCTCAGCGATCATGGCTCTGCAGGAGTCCAGCGAGGCGTACTTGGTCGGCCTGTTTGAGGACACCAACCTGTGCGCCATCCATGCCAAGAGAGTTACCATCATGCCCAAAGACATCCAGCTGGCTCGCCGTATCCGCGGGGAGAGGGCATAA
- the LOC133649830 gene encoding histone H3-like: MARTKQTARKSTGGKAPRKQLATKAARKSAPATGGVKKPHRYRPGTVALREIRRYQKSTELLIRKLPFQRLVREIAQDFKTDLRFQSSAIMALQESSEAYLVGLFEDTNLCAIHAKRVTIMPKDIQLARRIRGERA; the protein is encoded by the coding sequence ATGGCAAGAACCAAGCAGACCGCCCGTAAGTCCACCGGAGGAAAAGCCCCCAGGAAGCAGCTCGCCACCAAGGCTGCACGTAAAAGCGCCCCGGCTACCGGCGGCGTCAAAAAGCCTCACCGTTACAGGCCCGGCACTGTGGCCCTGAGAGAGATCCGTCGCTACCAGAAGTCCACCGAGCTGCTCATCCGCAAACTGCCCTTCCAGCGCCTGGTCAGGGAGATCGCTCAGGACTTCAAGACCGACTTGCGTTTCCAGAGCTCAGCCATCATGGCTCTGCAGGAGTCCAGCGAGGCGTACTTGGTCGGTCTGTTTGAGGACACCAACCTGTGCGCTATCCACGCCAAGAGAGTCACCATCATGCCCAAAGACATCCAGCTGGCTCGCCGTATCCGCGGAGAGAGGGCTTAA